In the genome of Lathyrus oleraceus cultivar Zhongwan6 chromosome 4, CAAS_Psat_ZW6_1.0, whole genome shotgun sequence, the window gaaaaatatttgtttCAGTTTCAATTGTATataatcttttttttttttatatttattttggGTTGGTTCAAtattttttttcttaatttttcTTGAAATTAAGGTTTATTTGAACTAGgattaaattttttttaaaaagtttatGATTTCTTCTTGCAGAAATTTGTACTCAAGTTAGAATTGCATGATGACAAAGACAAGAAGAAGGCTCTCAAAACTGTCTCAACTCTTTCAGGTACAAAATCATTAttcatgtttttttttgttgCTATTTTCTTTAAATAAATGGATTAGAGAATAATTTGATATGAAAATTTATTGGTTTAATTAAAGATCTTCACAATCTTCAACTATGACTATTACACAACTTTCAACCTTGATTCTTTGTGCTTCTCCAAACATCGGTTATTAAATTAATCTAATAATTGAGATTTAATAAACTCGTTGTTAGATTAATCTAATAACCAAAGTTTGGTTTTAAGAGATGTCAAAGATCAGTTAATTAAAATAGTTCGGTTTGGAGAACCTAACATTTTATTATGATTCGGTTTAATTTTATTCGATTTTTTTATCCGAAGAACTCTGTCATGAATGTCCTCCTACTTATCTTAATGTGGCAATAGTATAAATTTTGtattaattttgaaaaaatttgatAAATTTTTATTATAATATGTTATTAGGGATTGATGCCATTTCAATGGACATGAAAGACAAGAAAATGACAGTGATAGGAACAGTAGATCCTGTAAATGTGGTGAGCAAATTAAGAAAATTCTGGCACACAGAAATAATAGCAGTGGGACCAGCAAAAGAGCCAGAGAAgaaagaagaagcaaagaaggaAGGGGAGAAGAAAGAAGAAGGGAAGAAAGAAGATGGAAAGAAAGAAGAAggaaagaaagaagaagagaagaaaAAAGAAGCAGCTCCAGCAGCAGTAGATCCTGTTCAAGAATGGGTTAGGAATTATAGGGCATATAATCCATATATGACAACACATTACCATGTTCAAAGCATGGAAGAGAATCCTAATGCATGTGTCATTTGTTAAATAATAACAGTTTAATTATCTTTTCTCTCATAGCCTCATATTATCATAGGTGGCCACATGCAATTCAACAATGTAGGAGCTACTTGTAAATAATATATGGTTATGCCTTGTTGAGACTTTATTAATATGTGTAGAGAGAAAGAAATAAAATTTTGGAAATTTTGGTTTTGGAATAAAATGTTATTTATACTTTTTTTATATATTAGTCAATATTAGATGGTCTCATAAAAATCGAGTTATATAATtatattttgttttaaaaatattaaaataataattaaagcTAATTATTTAAATTTTGAAGAGATTCTGTTTACACATCCTCAACCACTCCAAACCATAAAGAAATTGGACTTTTTCCTTTTTATATTTTGAGGCTGTAGTATTGTAATGTCCTTCTTGTAGGCCATATGGTGGCTGCAAAGCATAGTAGTCCATTATGAGGGTGAGATCTAGTTTTGTGTTCAAAGTTGTTTTTATATGCATTTTGTTTTACTAATGAGTGGTAATAAAACACATGTGAATCATGGTATTCATTGACTCAAGAGGACATCTATGGATATGGTCATAGTTATGGAGATGTTTTGATGATGTTCATGTTTCTGAGCTGTACTTATGATTAAATAATGATTATTTTACCTCATTCTCAAATACTATCTTTGATGTCTTTATTGTTTATTCTTCATTCATTCCAAAAGACAGCAATAAACACCTAAACTTTGATTTTATTTAGGTGTCGGCTCAAACAAGCATTTTTCATGCACATGTAAAATATGACCCCTTAGCTCATCTAATATCACCCACTTCTAAGCTATCCACCAAAGTCAGTAAGAGTAATGACATCAAATCCACCTTATTCTAAGGATTCCGTTAGAGGGACATGAAGAGAGTATACATATTGATTAATGACTTGTTCTTAGAGATAAtacaattttaaaaaaatgagataatacaattttaaaaaaatgatcAAATTTGATGTAAATGTCTGTGTTTACAAGAGTCCATGAAAAATAGAACGGGACGAGACGGACATATTAGAGTGTGTGAACTTAAAACTTTAACACATTCTGTAAAAAAATATGGACAACACGGGCATGTTCAGAAGGTCGGACTCGTTTTACTATCCTAataattattattgtagtttGTTAAGTGTATGATGA includes:
- the LOC127075997 gene encoding heavy metal-associated isoprenylated plant protein 39; protein product: MKKFVLKLELHDDKDKKKALKTVSTLSGIDAISMDMKDKKMTVIGTVDPVNVVSKLRKFWHTEIIAVGPAKEPEKKEEAKKEGEKKEEGKKEDGKKEEGKKEEEKKKEAAPAAVDPVQEWVRNYRAYNPYMTTHYHVQSMEENPNACVIC